From Triticum urartu cultivar G1812 chromosome 2, Tu2.1, whole genome shotgun sequence, a single genomic window includes:
- the LOC125535047 gene encoding uncharacterized protein LOC125535047 — protein MNGKLAGQYYLDRAQYLVQRQGWLGKEAWVVVVDEWCSEEWIAKSKRYRANHCSSKFKPHKGGSNSMTTISQKMSEQTGEDVNQIQAWVHTHRGLDKRKPLILNTPEATKCLALYTEKAKELDGEDYDILKNDVSSKALYDCSNGKPHGTWSLFNGIVNDIEVIFEVRATGTSSGALKRRRAEEIEDVRQKESEKTRKAEAYANNVLSWGVGMYKHCNEIQKFLQTLATKQGVPIGEIPLPPVPPPFRSLSPGSPQRSTIQILENSEESPALCAQQETNPCSINEHVTAPSVPAVDDEGMFGGFFRETLVDLHQCVRAN, from the exons ATGAATGGCAAGCTTGCTGGGCAATACTATTTGGATAGAGCTCAGTATTTGGTGCAAAGGCAAGGTTGGTTAGGAAAAGAAGCTTGGGTTGTTGTAGTTGATGAGTGGTGCAGTGAAGAGTGGATTGCAAAATCAAAGAGATACCGTGCCAATCATTGCAGCTCAAAGTTCAAGCCTCACAAGGGTGGTTCCAACTCGATGACTACTATAAGTCAAAAAATG TCCGAACAAACCGGCGAAGATGTTAACCAGATTCAGGCTTGGGTGCATACACATAGAGGATTGGACAAGAGAAAACCTTTAATTCTCAACACACCAGAAGCAACTAAATGTTTG GCACTTTATACAGAAAAGGCTAAAGAGTTAGATGGAGAGGACTATGATATCCTGAAAAATGATGTTAGTTCTAAGGCACTTTATGATTGCTCTAATGGGAAGCCACATGGTACATGGTCTCTCTTTAATGGCATTGTCAATGACATCGAGGTCATTTTTGAGGTGAGAGCTACTGGTACATCTTCAGGAGCCTTGAAGCGTCGTCGAGCTGAAGAAATTGAAGATGTGCGTCAAAAGGAGTCCGAGAAGACTCGAAAAGCAGAGGCTTATGCCAACAATGTCTTGTCATGGGGTGTTGGGATGTACAAGCACTGCAATGAGATACAAAAGTTTCTTCAG ACTTTGGCAACTAAGCAAGGAGTGCCTATTGGAGAAATACCACTGCCGCCGGTTCCACCTCCTTTTCGTTCGCTTTCTCCTGGATCTCCGCAACGATCTACCATCCAA ATTCTAGAAAATAGCGAAGAATCGCCAGCTTTGTGTGCTCAACAAGAAACAAATCCTTGCTCTATTAAT GAACATGTTACTGCTCCAAGTGTTCCTGCTGTAGACGATGAAGGGATGTTTGGGGGATTTTTCAGGGAAACTCTAGTTGACCTACATCAGTGTGTACGTGCTAATTGA
- the LOC125535764 gene encoding uncharacterized protein LOC125535764 yields MALPSASGGGSTARLLTVPALLLLLSCAALLVFLLLPSPSASSGAHLCACSDPVTTHTTTSVTTTTTTAAPAPIATFPDDVAWLKAQLASNSLALLASADAWHELRKGINPRTRERQLFDLNRHHGISHYPEEEATNHTALPCPGELLVEEHHSNYGEPWAGGRDVFEFLANASALAPRDQVLEIGCGTLRVGLHFIRFLDAGRFHCLEQDELSLMAALRYELPSQGLLYKRPMIVRGGDMDFSKFGDTVMYDLIYSSAAFLHIPRDLVWTGLERLAGKLRPKTGRIFVSHNIKFCTRLGGDECTRRLTELGLEYVGKHTHDSLLFNHYEIWFEFRRPKV; encoded by the exons ATGGCGCTCCCGTCGGCGTCGGGCGGCGGCTCCACGGCGCGGCTGCTCACCGTGCCGGCGCTGCTCCTCCTGCTCTCCTGCGCGGCgctcctcgtcttcctcctcctcccgtcCCCCTCCGCCTCCTCCGGGGCCCACCTCTGCGCCTGCTCCGACCCCGTCACCACCCACACCACCACCAGcgtcaccaccaccaccaccaccgccgccccggcccccATCGCCaccttccccgacgacgtcgccTGGCTCAAGGCGCAGCTCGCCTCCAACTCCCTCGCCCTCCTCGCCTCCGCCGACGCCTGGCACGAGCTCCGCAAGGGCATCAACCCCCGCACCCGCGAGCGCCAGCTCTTCGACCTCAACAG GCACCATGGGATCTCTCATTATCCCGAAGAAGAGGCGACCAACCACACCGCGCTGCCTTGCCCCGGGGAGCTCCTCGTCGAGGAGCACCACAGTAACTACGGCGAGCCATGGGCCGGTGGCCGGGATGTGTTTGAGTTCCTGGCCAACGCCTCCGCCCTCGCGCCCAGAGATCAGGTTCTTGAAATTGGGTGCGGGACGCTCCGTGTCGGTCTGCATTTCATCCGGTTCCTCGATGCTGGGAGATTCCATTGCCTGGAGCAGGATGAGCTGTCCCTCATGGCTGCGCTTCGGTACGAACTGCCGTCGCAGGGGCTGTTGTACAAGCGACCGATGATTGTGAGAGGGGGGGATATGGATTTCAGCAAGTTTGGGGATACTGTTATGTATGACCTGATTTATTCTAGTGCCGCGTTCCTCCACATTCCACGTGACCTTGTTTGGACTGGGCTTGAGAGGCTTGCAGGCAAGCTGAGGCCAAAGACAGGCAGGATTTTTGTGTCGCATAACATTAAGTTTTGCACAAGGTTGGGTGGAGATGAGTGCACACGCCGACTTACGGAATTGGGGCTGGAATATGTTGGGAAGCACACTCATGACAGCTTGTTGTTTAACCATTATGAGATATGGTTTGAATTTCGGAGGCCAAAAGTTTAG